A single window of Treponema denticola ATCC 35405 DNA harbors:
- a CDS encoding helicase HerA-like domain-containing protein, giving the protein MEKGIFIGVGESRVELLPNRANRHGLIAGATGTGKTITLKVIAEAFSDMGVPVFLPDVKGDLCSFAEKGEANQKINERLGLLGLSEFEFKSYPIRLWSILKETGHPIRTTISEMGPLLLSKLLNLNEVQAGVLNIAFRVADEDGLLLLDIKDLKSILVYIGENSKDLKLKYGNISDSSIGAIQRALLILEGEGADNFFAEPALDIADFFKLTSDGRGYINILNSTSLYQRPNLYSTFLLWFLSELYENLPEAGDTEKPKIVFFFDEAHLLFNNLSSVLIEKIETMIRLIRSKGVAVFFVTQNPADLPESILSQLGNKFQHALRAFTPKDQKAIKLSAETFRANPKFDTAKVLTELKTGEALVSLLQEDGSPSVSQRVLIAPPKSKIGTVGEAKLKAIVEESPLLYKYKDIIDRESAYEILTDRFEEKKLVAERELEEKRLTKEAAAKAKEEAALIRAENARIRAENARCRLEESQNKKQRSEAGRLGRVLVDSMTRTVGREITRGVFGSIKKMFK; this is encoded by the coding sequence ATGGAAAAAGGAATTTTTATCGGAGTAGGAGAGAGCAGGGTAGAGCTTCTACCTAATCGTGCAAATAGGCACGGCCTCATTGCGGGGGCTACGGGAACAGGAAAGACTATTACCTTAAAGGTAATTGCAGAGGCCTTTAGCGACATGGGTGTCCCCGTTTTTTTGCCCGATGTAAAGGGAGACTTATGCAGCTTTGCCGAAAAGGGCGAGGCTAATCAAAAAATAAACGAAAGACTTGGCCTTTTAGGTCTTTCCGAATTCGAGTTTAAATCCTATCCTATACGCCTTTGGAGTATCTTAAAAGAAACCGGCCATCCGATACGCACTACCATATCTGAGATGGGGCCCCTTCTTCTATCCAAACTTTTAAATTTAAACGAGGTTCAAGCAGGTGTTCTCAACATTGCCTTTAGAGTAGCAGATGAAGATGGATTACTCCTTTTGGATATAAAAGACCTAAAATCAATCTTGGTTTATATAGGTGAAAACAGCAAAGACTTAAAGCTTAAATACGGTAATATTTCCGACTCTTCAATAGGAGCAATTCAACGGGCTCTCCTCATTTTGGAAGGAGAGGGGGCCGATAACTTTTTTGCAGAGCCTGCCTTGGATATTGCCGATTTTTTTAAACTTACCTCGGACGGAAGGGGCTATATAAACATTTTAAATTCTACGAGCCTCTATCAAAGGCCTAATCTTTATTCGACATTTTTGCTTTGGTTTTTGTCCGAGCTCTATGAAAACCTCCCTGAAGCCGGAGACACGGAAAAACCGAAAATCGTTTTCTTTTTTGATGAAGCTCATCTTCTTTTTAATAATTTATCTTCAGTCCTCATCGAAAAGATAGAGACCATGATCAGGCTTATCCGTTCAAAGGGTGTTGCAGTTTTTTTTGTTACGCAAAATCCTGCCGATTTGCCTGAAAGTATTTTAAGCCAGTTGGGAAATAAATTTCAACATGCTCTCAGGGCATTTACTCCCAAGGACCAAAAGGCTATAAAGCTTTCGGCCGAAACCTTCAGAGCTAATCCTAAATTCGATACGGCTAAGGTCCTTACCGAACTTAAAACGGGTGAAGCCCTTGTTTCCCTCTTACAGGAAGACGGAAGTCCATCTGTAAGTCAAAGGGTTCTGATAGCTCCCCCTAAGAGTAAGATAGGAACCGTAGGAGAGGCAAAACTTAAAGCTATTGTTGAAGAGTCTCCCCTTCTTTATAAGTACAAGGATATAATCGACAGAGAATCCGCCTATGAAATTCTTACGGACCGGTTTGAAGAAAAGAAGCTTGTTGCCGAAAGAGAACTTGAAGAAAAACGTCTTACCAAGGAGGCTGCTGCAAAGGCAAAAGAAGAGGCGGCCTTAATCAGGGCCGAGAATGCCCGAATACGGGCAGAAAATGCAAGGTGCCGTTTGGAAGAGAGTCAAAATAAAAAACAAAGAAGCGAAGCCGGGAGGCTGGGCCGTGTCTTGGTTGACAGCATGACCCGCACGGTAGGCAGAGAAATTACCCGCGGAGTTTTCGGCTCGATAAAAAAGATGTTTAAGTAG
- the tkt gene encoding transketolase, which produces MKNELEAIALSIRSLSMDAIEKANSGHPGLPLGAAELGAALYAKILKHNPKNPDWKDRDRFVLSAGHGSMLLYSALHISGYDVSIEDIKSFRQLGSKCPGHPEYGDTPGVETTTGPLGQGISTAVGMAIAEKMLAARFNTAEHKIVDHYTYALVGEGCLMEGVSSESSSLAGHLKLGKLIVYYDENKITIDGSTDLTFTENIEERYKAYGWQVLRGSMYSFEDIERLTLEAKKDERPTLIILKSVIGQGAPTVAGKNKAHGAPLGKDGIAEAKKNLLLEGKGDFYVAEEAYAFFKKRNEELALAEAEWNKTFEVWSKANPEKRKEWDLSFAQGGADEALVKSVKLPEFKKDESLATRAASKKALNEFAKVLPNLVGGSADLEGPNAVGLDGISAFSHQNPSGRYIYFGIREFAMGTITNGIQLHGGFRAFCATFLVFADYLRPALRLAALMKLPSIYVFTHDSIFVGEDGPTHQPIELLASLRAIPNVLVLRPADAEETGEAWKQALLHKDGPVCLILSRQNLPVLEKSDLFWRESIKNGAYIVKDVEASASGCTVGKPDRTPDVTVLATGSEVSMAVKAASLVKDKKVRVVSVMSKERFENSPKDFKHGVLGGCKKHIRVVTAEAGVAQGWEGWTGCKCDNFSIEGFGTSAPGAKVAEHLGFTSENLAKLIEKN; this is translated from the coding sequence ATGAAAAACGAACTGGAAGCTATTGCTCTTTCAATCAGAAGTCTTTCGATGGACGCAATCGAAAAAGCCAACTCAGGGCATCCGGGGCTGCCTTTGGGAGCTGCCGAATTGGGTGCTGCCCTGTATGCTAAAATCTTAAAACACAATCCTAAAAATCCGGATTGGAAAGACAGGGACCGCTTTGTGCTTTCTGCAGGCCACGGTTCGATGCTTTTGTATTCAGCCTTACATATTTCAGGCTACGATGTTTCAATCGAAGATATAAAAAGTTTTAGGCAGCTCGGCTCCAAATGTCCGGGGCATCCCGAATACGGCGACACTCCCGGTGTTGAAACTACCACAGGGCCCTTGGGTCAAGGAATTTCTACAGCCGTAGGTATGGCCATTGCCGAAAAAATGCTTGCCGCCCGCTTTAACACAGCCGAGCATAAAATAGTAGACCATTATACTTATGCCCTTGTAGGGGAGGGCTGTTTGATGGAGGGCGTTTCCTCCGAAAGCTCCAGTTTGGCAGGCCACTTAAAATTAGGAAAGCTCATTGTTTATTATGATGAAAATAAGATTACAATTGACGGTTCGACCGACTTAACATTTACCGAAAACATCGAAGAAAGGTACAAGGCCTACGGCTGGCAGGTATTGCGCGGTTCGATGTACTCCTTTGAAGATATTGAACGCCTGACTCTTGAAGCTAAAAAAGATGAAAGGCCGACTCTTATTATCTTAAAGTCCGTTATAGGTCAGGGGGCTCCGACGGTTGCAGGCAAAAACAAGGCACACGGCGCTCCCTTAGGAAAAGACGGCATTGCCGAAGCCAAGAAAAATCTTTTACTCGAAGGAAAAGGCGATTTCTATGTTGCAGAAGAAGCTTATGCTTTCTTTAAAAAGAGAAATGAAGAGCTGGCTCTTGCTGAAGCCGAATGGAATAAAACCTTTGAAGTCTGGTCAAAAGCCAATCCCGAAAAAAGAAAAGAATGGGATCTTTCCTTTGCCCAAGGCGGAGCTGATGAAGCCCTTGTAAAATCTGTAAAGCTCCCTGAGTTCAAAAAAGATGAGAGTCTTGCAACCCGTGCCGCTTCAAAAAAGGCCTTAAACGAGTTTGCAAAAGTCCTTCCCAATCTTGTCGGAGGTTCTGCCGACTTGGAAGGCCCCAATGCCGTAGGCTTGGACGGAATTTCAGCCTTTTCTCATCAAAATCCTTCGGGAAGATATATTTATTTCGGTATCAGGGAATTTGCAATGGGGACAATCACAAACGGTATTCAGCTTCACGGAGGTTTTAGGGCATTTTGTGCGACCTTCTTGGTCTTTGCCGATTATTTACGCCCGGCTCTCCGCCTTGCTGCCCTTATGAAGCTTCCTTCAATCTATGTATTTACCCATGATTCAATCTTTGTAGGGGAGGACGGCCCCACCCATCAGCCCATAGAACTTTTAGCCTCATTGCGGGCTATTCCGAATGTTCTTGTTTTACGCCCTGCCGATGCGGAGGAAACAGGGGAAGCATGGAAGCAGGCTCTCTTACACAAGGACGGCCCCGTATGTTTAATCTTGAGCCGCCAAAATTTACCTGTCTTGGAAAAGAGCGATCTTTTTTGGAGGGAATCGATTAAAAACGGTGCATACATTGTAAAGGATGTAGAGGCTTCGGCCTCAGGCTGTACGGTAGGCAAGCCGGATAGAACTCCTGACGTAACGGTCTTGGCTACGGGCTCCGAGGTAAGTATGGCAGTAAAGGCTGCAAGTCTTGTAAAGGATAAAAAGGTCAGAGTTGTCTCCGTTATGTCGAAAGAAAGGTTTGAAAACTCGCCTAAGGATTTTAAACATGGAGTTTTGGGCGGATGTAAAAAGCATATCCGTGTTGTTACCGCCGAGGCTGGAGTCGCCCAAGGCTGGGAAGGCTGGACAGGTTGTAAGTGCGATAATTTTTCGATTGAGGGTTTCGGCACCTCAGCCCCCGGAGCCAAGGTCGCAGAACACCTAGGCTTTACGTCAGAAAACTTGGCAAAGCTGATAGAGAAAAATTAA
- a CDS encoding ATP-binding cassette domain-containing protein, whose translation MSIFKLILSKKKELLIITLFMILAQLLSQGIPTLIKFISDNFLDSPPLIILALAGGLTTAGFVQYFSDYLADKYYWKFTNGIGLELLKEFLMIVMNSKTLVFSKMSPDELSRMATSDIQQLKEAVIKQYFISISTVIKVLTLLLFVLLLDYKLGLITILWYIIFYCVSKKLVDKISKDRINERANYTEVMALAKDAVYGNFDLKYYASYNGFFKHLEKINKKYISSHISLMLTSSQSRYLQYIGNFTSIAIIICYKTFISPDVSTGTILAMYMYSMNYAAVFNSILTLRTYSKDVKALKKPVEDFFKLAKEKENAASIICKEINNIKLKNLSVSYDDKNIFSSFNCEFTKHNVYLINGKSGAGKTSLINALLGEIDYKGSILFNDVQFENIDRNSLKEKIGIIHQNIYLIGGTVKENILLFNDRYSDAELETAAKIAGIKDLTQHIGTSEIDKVSGGERKRIALARLMLNIAEKDLIILDETFANLDINSIHSILTQVLNKSKDKILIIISHDEAVQKFLSGNTDLRILKIGSE comes from the coding sequence ATGTCGATATTTAAGTTAATACTGTCTAAGAAAAAAGAATTATTAATAATTACGCTCTTTATGATACTGGCCCAGCTATTGTCGCAAGGAATTCCCACCTTAATAAAATTTATTTCGGATAATTTTCTTGATAGTCCGCCGTTAATAATTTTAGCTTTGGCGGGAGGCTTGACAACAGCCGGATTTGTCCAATATTTTTCGGATTATTTGGCGGATAAATATTATTGGAAATTTACAAACGGTATCGGTTTGGAATTGTTAAAAGAATTTTTAATGATAGTGATGAACAGTAAAACTTTAGTGTTTTCTAAAATGAGTCCTGACGAGCTATCAAGGATGGCAACAAGCGATATTCAACAATTAAAAGAAGCTGTAATTAAGCAGTATTTTATATCTATAAGTACTGTCATTAAAGTGCTGACCTTATTATTGTTTGTTTTGTTATTGGATTATAAATTGGGCTTGATAACAATTCTTTGGTATATAATTTTTTATTGTGTAAGTAAAAAACTTGTAGATAAAATAAGCAAGGATAGAATAAATGAAAGAGCTAATTATACGGAGGTAATGGCTTTAGCGAAAGATGCCGTATATGGAAATTTCGATTTAAAATATTACGCTTCCTATAACGGCTTTTTTAAACATTTGGAAAAAATCAATAAAAAATATATTTCGTCTCATATTTCTCTTATGCTGACCAGCTCTCAATCCCGTTATTTACAATATATCGGCAATTTTACAAGTATCGCTATTATTATCTGCTATAAAACTTTTATTTCGCCTGATGTAAGTACAGGTACCATATTGGCAATGTATATGTATTCTATGAACTACGCTGCCGTCTTTAATAGTATTTTAACATTAAGAACTTATTCAAAAGATGTTAAAGCCTTAAAAAAACCTGTAGAGGATTTTTTTAAACTGGCAAAGGAAAAAGAAAATGCTGCTTCTATTATTTGCAAAGAAATAAATAATATAAAGCTCAAAAACTTGAGTGTTTCTTATGATGATAAAAATATATTCAGCAGTTTTAATTGTGAATTTACAAAACATAATGTTTATTTAATAAACGGTAAAAGCGGAGCAGGAAAGACAAGTTTAATCAATGCGCTTTTGGGAGAAATCGATTATAAAGGTTCTATTCTTTTTAATGATGTGCAGTTTGAAAATATCGATAGAAATTCGTTAAAAGAAAAAATAGGAATTATTCATCAAAATATATATTTAATCGGCGGAACAGTCAAAGAAAATATTTTATTGTTTAATGATAGGTACTCTGATGCCGAGCTTGAGACGGCAGCAAAAATTGCGGGTATTAAAGATTTAACACAGCACATAGGTACAAGTGAAATTGATAAGGTTTCAGGAGGAGAGAGAAAGCGGATTGCTTTGGCCCGTCTGATGCTGAACATTGCGGAAAAGGATTTAATTATTTTAGATGAAACATTTGCTAATTTGGATATAAATTCTATTCACTCAATTTTAACCCAAGTCCTTAATAAATCTAAGGATAAGATTTTAATTATCATATCACATGATGAAGCGGTACAAAAATTTCTTAGTGGCAATACAGATTTAAGGATATTAAAAATTGGAAGTGAATAA
- a CDS encoding helix-turn-helix domain-containing protein — protein MLAVVKMPHTSFTVSGDIPENILSILKTYYKKHLILEDDKTEYVEASTMDWYKEAEKRQTPAKTLRFYRTLNKLTQVQLAEKLGVTKQFISNMETGQKPISRKTAYLLSEIFGIDAGRFI, from the coding sequence ATGTTGGCAGTCGTGAAAATGCCCCATACTAGTTTTACCGTATCGGGCGATATTCCTGAAAATATTTTAAGTATATTAAAAACTTACTATAAGAAACATCTTATACTTGAAGACGATAAAACTGAATATGTTGAAGCTTCAACGATGGACTGGTATAAAGAAGCCGAAAAAAGACAAACCCCTGCTAAGACTTTGCGTTTTTATCGAACACTTAATAAACTTACTCAAGTACAATTGGCCGAAAAACTAGGTGTTACAAAACAGTTCATCTCCAACATGGAAACAGGACAAAAGCCTATAAGCCGCAAAACCGCCTATTTGCTTTCTGAAATCTTCGGTATAGACGCAGGGCGGTTTATATAG
- a CDS encoding hemerythrin family protein, with protein MSEIKGFEWEDSLSVGYNTIDLHHKKLLTIMGQFKDLFDLPQEEYKLKIGKILKNLSDYTYYHFEEEEKVMKEYGYPYLKEHAEIHKSFIKKIREAIVPLASGNIETGLQFYDFLGRWLVEHIAGADHDWAEYIHKEHPEAQF; from the coding sequence ATGAGTGAAATTAAAGGTTTTGAGTGGGAAGACTCATTAAGCGTAGGGTATAATACAATAGATTTACATCATAAAAAACTTTTAACCATCATGGGGCAGTTTAAAGATTTGTTCGACTTGCCTCAAGAAGAATACAAACTAAAAATCGGTAAAATACTGAAGAATTTATCCGACTATACCTATTATCACTTTGAAGAAGAAGAAAAAGTAATGAAAGAGTATGGGTATCCCTATTTAAAAGAACATGCAGAAATACATAAATCTTTTATAAAAAAAATAAGAGAAGCGATTGTGCCTTTAGCCTCCGGCAATATCGAAACGGGACTTCAATTTTACGATTTTTTGGGCAGGTGGCTTGTTGAACATATAGCCGGAGCCGATCACGACTGGGCGGAATACATCCATAAAGAACATCCCGAAGCCCAATTTTAA
- the lepB gene encoding signal peptidase I, translating to MFKKTKRKLFYFFCFIFFFAFIKSCVFDVKKVSGPSMEPSLKDGDCVFIFKFAYGIKHPLNNKYIFRWARPKSGDIIVYRKDGHFTIKRCLGISEEPIEFSKKLGYNYDYSMKVSGKNIPLTAIQFRNLGGMSDKEKVRVPAGYVLALGDNLKESHDSRDYGFVLVDGIYGKVFIWKK from the coding sequence GTGTTTAAAAAAACTAAAAGAAAACTCTTTTATTTTTTTTGCTTTATATTTTTTTTTGCTTTTATCAAGTCTTGTGTCTTTGATGTAAAGAAGGTTTCAGGCCCTTCTATGGAGCCTTCTTTAAAGGACGGGGACTGTGTATTTATTTTTAAGTTTGCCTACGGTATAAAACATCCTTTAAATAATAAGTATATTTTTCGTTGGGCAAGGCCTAAAAGCGGCGATATAATCGTGTACCGAAAAGACGGGCATTTTACCATAAAAAGATGTTTAGGTATTTCGGAAGAACCTATAGAATTTTCTAAAAAATTAGGGTACAATTACGATTATTCGATGAAGGTTTCCGGAAAAAATATACCCTTGACGGCTATACAATTCCGCAATTTAGGCGGTATGTCCGATAAAGAAAAGGTGCGGGTTCCGGCGGGCTATGTTTTAGCCTTGGGAGATAATCTAAAAGAGTCTCATGATTCCCGCGATTACGGTTTTGTCCTCGTTGACGGTATTTACGGTAAGGTTTTTATATGGAAGAAGTAG
- a CDS encoding metallopeptidase TldD-related protein → MKDKIISILKNKKNIDGYRLVLTKIRSGEMFLVRDKMDMNRAKNVLHTSLTVYKDFEEAGKKYRGSADASLSPTMDEEEINKKIEEAAFAAQFVKNEWYPLSRPSSEKPFSLSSSFDTENLNEELVKIQKAIYKKRDTKAEINSTEIFIDNMEVQIVNSEGVDVRFKKYKGYIEVITDCSIGKEEVEIYGDNSFSTESEKLIDNMVSEQLKETEERALAEKAKHLKSVNVIITNTAAASFFDFYISQASASMVYTKSSAAKLGENFQGSGVKGDKVNIKLVPNMAGSPYSAPYDGDGLLLKEHELYKDGIVKTYHGSIKFAHYLNVEPTGNIINFEVGAGAKTEADLKKEPYVEILTFSDFFQDEVTGDFGGEFRLARYFDGKALHIINNGSISGNMFDAQKEFYFSKERVQHSNYLGPKSIMIPNMEVLGD, encoded by the coding sequence ATGAAAGATAAGATAATTTCTATTTTAAAGAATAAAAAAAACATAGACGGATACAGGCTTGTTCTTACAAAGATAAGATCGGGCGAGATGTTTTTGGTAAGGGATAAAATGGATATGAACCGTGCAAAAAATGTTCTTCATACCTCGCTCACGGTTTATAAAGATTTTGAAGAGGCCGGAAAAAAATACAGAGGTTCTGCCGATGCAAGCCTTTCGCCCACAATGGACGAAGAGGAAATAAACAAAAAAATTGAAGAGGCTGCCTTTGCCGCCCAATTTGTTAAAAACGAATGGTATCCTCTTAGCCGTCCCTCTTCCGAAAAGCCCTTTAGTCTTTCTTCTTCATTCGATACCGAAAACTTAAATGAAGAATTGGTCAAGATTCAAAAAGCAATTTATAAAAAGCGGGATACGAAGGCCGAAATCAACTCTACCGAAATCTTTATCGACAACATGGAAGTCCAAATAGTAAACTCCGAAGGCGTGGATGTTCGGTTTAAAAAATACAAGGGCTATATCGAAGTTATAACCGATTGTTCTATCGGTAAAGAAGAAGTTGAAATTTACGGGGATAATTCTTTTTCGACTGAAAGTGAAAAGCTCATAGACAATATGGTTTCGGAGCAATTAAAGGAAACTGAAGAAAGGGCTCTCGCCGAAAAAGCCAAGCACCTTAAATCGGTCAATGTAATAATCACAAATACGGCAGCCGCTTCTTTTTTTGACTTTTATATTTCGCAAGCCTCCGCTTCGATGGTTTATACAAAGTCTTCCGCTGCTAAGTTGGGAGAAAACTTTCAAGGAAGCGGGGTAAAAGGAGACAAGGTTAACATCAAGCTCGTTCCCAATATGGCGGGCTCTCCTTATTCCGCTCCCTACGACGGGGATGGTCTTCTTTTAAAAGAGCATGAGCTTTATAAGGACGGCATCGTAAAAACTTACCACGGCTCTATAAAGTTTGCTCATTACTTAAATGTAGAACCTACGGGCAATATAATAAATTTTGAAGTCGGTGCAGGAGCTAAAACGGAAGCCGACCTAAAAAAAGAGCCCTATGTCGAAATATTAACCTTTTCCGATTTTTTTCAGGATGAGGTAACCGGAGACTTCGGCGGCGAGTTTAGGCTTGCCCGCTATTTTGACGGAAAGGCTCTGCACATAATAAATAACGGCTCAATTTCAGGAAACATGTTTGATGCCCAAAAAGAATTTTACTTTTCAAAGGAAAGGGTGCAGCATTCAAACTATCTAGGTCCTAAAAGCATTATGATTCCGAATATGGAAGTATTGGGGGATTAG
- a CDS encoding TldD/PmbA family protein — translation MKQKMSKFLTDSKPVLKKLIEELSKEFEYVSILGSDSKGKSYSVRKTAVSVGDSFSTERGFVLRVYNGLGYSEYSFDVIDAENIKKEIRRIAKTDIEFLKSKNLERIKYPVIEEESLTKSFYAEVKESFDSMNDEQKIKRLESVMKKGFDYCPEMIDFQVRYEEVSVCKIFLSQKKDLEQAYAYAISYLSPYLKKGESVKYSFQDFSGNCGMEILHKVEDNIKKSIDATKELLDAERIKPGVYDIICKQNVTGLIAHEAFGHGVEMDMFVKNRAKAKEFIGKKVASEITDMHDGAAAAEQVSSYLFDDEGVLAQDTQIIEKGILKRGICDTLSALSLGIKPTGNGKRESFERKAYTRMTNTFFSTKNSSLDEMIKSVDFGYLLDGYFSGMEDPKNWGIQCAVEKGYEIKDGKLTGKIVGPIFLTGYVPELLSSISMISGEEDFELEGSGFCGKGYKEYVRTSAGGGYIKARGRLG, via the coding sequence ATGAAGCAAAAGATGAGTAAGTTTTTAACGGACAGTAAACCTGTCTTAAAAAAACTGATAGAAGAGCTTTCTAAAGAATTTGAATATGTTTCGATTTTGGGGAGTGACTCAAAGGGAAAATCTTATTCGGTACGTAAAACGGCTGTTTCGGTTGGGGATTCTTTTTCGACCGAAAGAGGTTTTGTCTTGCGGGTTTATAACGGTCTGGGATATTCGGAATATTCTTTCGATGTAATTGATGCCGAAAATATCAAAAAAGAAATCAGGCGTATTGCTAAAACCGATATCGAGTTTTTAAAATCGAAAAACCTTGAAAGAATTAAGTATCCTGTAATCGAGGAAGAATCTTTAACAAAAAGTTTTTATGCCGAAGTAAAAGAAAGTTTTGATTCGATGAATGACGAGCAAAAAATAAAAAGGCTTGAATCCGTAATGAAAAAGGGATTTGACTATTGTCCAGAAATGATAGATTTTCAGGTCAGGTATGAAGAGGTTTCCGTTTGTAAAATCTTCCTTTCACAAAAAAAAGATTTGGAGCAGGCTTATGCTTATGCAATTTCTTATCTTAGTCCGTATTTAAAAAAGGGAGAATCCGTAAAATACAGCTTCCAAGACTTTTCGGGAAACTGCGGTATGGAAATTTTACACAAGGTTGAAGACAATATCAAAAAAAGCATTGATGCTACAAAGGAACTTTTGGATGCCGAAAGGATTAAGCCCGGAGTTTACGATATTATCTGTAAGCAAAATGTTACGGGCCTTATAGCCCATGAAGCTTTCGGCCATGGGGTCGAGATGGATATGTTCGTTAAAAACCGCGCAAAGGCTAAGGAGTTTATCGGCAAGAAGGTTGCTTCCGAAATTACCGATATGCACGACGGGGCTGCCGCTGCGGAGCAGGTTTCTTCCTATCTTTTTGATGATGAAGGAGTCTTGGCTCAAGATACGCAGATTATCGAAAAAGGAATTTTAAAGCGGGGAATCTGCGATACCCTTTCGGCCTTGAGCTTAGGTATAAAGCCCACAGGCAACGGAAAACGGGAATCCTTTGAGCGCAAGGCCTACACCCGAATGACCAACACCTTTTTCAGTACAAAAAATTCTTCCCTCGATGAAATGATAAAGTCCGTAGATTTTGGCTATCTTTTGGACGGCTATTTTAGCGGAATGGAAGATCCTAAAAACTGGGGTATTCAATGTGCCGTCGAAAAGGGATACGAAATAAAGGACGGAAAACTTACAGGTAAAATAGTCGGCCCGATTTTTTTAACCGGCTATGTTCCCGAGCTCCTTTCCTCTATTTCTATGATTTCAGGCGAAGAAGACTTTGAACTGGAAGGCTCCGGTTTTTGCGGAAAGGGTTATAAAGAATATGTAAGAACCTCTGCAGGAGGCGGATATATTAAGGCACGCGGGAGACTTGGATAA